The following proteins are co-located in the Pontiella desulfatans genome:
- a CDS encoding sigma factor-like helix-turn-helix DNA-binding protein produces MKHTDTQPAAGLLSAAYSPIPPGALYPAELLTELIKGVFMLDPELRDVVGLRFLGATYREIGEQLGISTQLAEMRHKRALRDWPALRPLFPEKVAKRSRRKGRA; encoded by the coding sequence ATGAAACACACCGATACCCAACCCGCAGCCGGATTATTATCTGCCGCTTATTCTCCAATCCCACCGGGGGCACTTTACCCCGCTGAACTGCTTACCGAATTAATCAAGGGAGTATTCATGCTCGATCCGGAGTTGCGGGATGTGGTTGGGCTGCGTTTTCTCGGCGCTACCTATCGGGAGATTGGAGAACAGCTCGGTATCTCCACCCAGCTCGCCGAGATGCGACACAAGCGTGCACTACGCGACTGGCCGGCACTACGTCCTCTCTTTCCAGAAAAGGTTGCTAAGCGATCCCGTCGCAAGGGTAGGGCGTGA
- a CDS encoding DUF5906 domain-containing protein, whose protein sequence is MLLSIPNLASSLTKECSPWNISTKAPPKARWNNPSVEHTFYSGYEGLVAGARIDSKNNPAVMLHWIVADYDGNIDQHMRGSVLERCPDFRPQYICRTFSGGARLLWKLESPLPLHNNELSKKLMRYIRKKLRLSKLLVGLDAEALEDPCKYYEAGTDWEKLSDDEIPSAFMMQWAIESTHNYAWPKLGPVIPMDVLEEEVHRQYPGRWKGLFDFGARSTRFWDPDADNETAAIVRESGMQCFTGGQAFVPWASILGRKFVKQFVADRIGGSIAYIYFDGRECWMQLPDGNWESYCKSDMAMILKVDRGLRGSPARGENYSEVEQALTRIIQHQRIACAAPLVHRPKGIVMIGSDRVLNTSTINVLQPAEVVAGGGVPGSSAPQCTAGGPPATVAEGRDLGSPPNAPALTPSACPYPWLHDYFSGYFDPPEQLDYFYAWLQRWYQSALDGRMLPGQASFFAGVPNTGKTLLSNVILSRIFGGHIDASSFLSGDDNFNSHLFTSAVWAVDDVVPLTDNKSHLKFSALIKKMAANRTFSVREKYRVDKLIEWNGRVVVTCNTDPESIRILPDVDLSNRDKINLFRIAERDTFTFPRDVESIIAAELPFFLRWLLDWQPPDAVIGDTRYGVKTYCDDSLFEAARHSSSAYSFLEVLLKFFEGQVEDTWEGSATDLLTAMLNDTDGLAGIASKYTTRQVGRELSKLFSQGYPITQRRHEFKRVWCIDIKNLMNGGESNVVPF, encoded by the coding sequence ATGCTACTTTCAATACCGAACCTCGCCTCATCTCTAACTAAAGAATGCTCTCCCTGGAACATATCGACTAAAGCACCACCCAAGGCCCGTTGGAATAACCCGAGTGTGGAGCACACGTTCTACTCCGGCTATGAAGGTCTTGTTGCCGGGGCCCGGATCGATTCCAAAAACAACCCGGCGGTTATGCTTCATTGGATCGTGGCGGATTATGACGGTAACATTGATCAGCACATGCGCGGTAGCGTTCTGGAGCGATGTCCCGATTTCAGGCCTCAATACATTTGTCGCACGTTTTCCGGAGGGGCCCGTCTGCTGTGGAAACTCGAATCCCCGTTGCCGCTGCATAACAACGAGCTGTCCAAAAAGCTCATGCGGTACATCAGAAAGAAACTCCGGCTTTCCAAACTGCTGGTTGGACTCGATGCCGAGGCCCTGGAAGATCCCTGTAAGTATTATGAGGCTGGTACCGACTGGGAAAAGTTGTCAGATGACGAAATCCCTTCCGCATTCATGATGCAGTGGGCCATTGAATCTACCCATAATTATGCCTGGCCCAAACTGGGGCCGGTCATTCCGATGGATGTGCTTGAGGAAGAGGTGCATCGTCAGTATCCCGGTCGCTGGAAGGGGCTGTTTGATTTTGGCGCACGTAGTACACGTTTTTGGGATCCCGATGCAGACAACGAGACCGCGGCCATCGTGCGCGAGTCGGGGATGCAGTGTTTCACCGGCGGGCAGGCCTTTGTTCCGTGGGCATCGATTCTGGGGAGAAAATTTGTCAAACAGTTCGTGGCTGACCGGATCGGGGGTAGCATTGCGTACATTTATTTTGATGGACGCGAGTGCTGGATGCAGCTTCCCGATGGCAACTGGGAATCCTATTGCAAATCCGATATGGCCATGATCCTCAAGGTCGACCGTGGCCTGCGCGGCAGTCCCGCTCGCGGGGAAAATTACAGCGAGGTGGAGCAGGCACTTACGCGTATTATTCAGCACCAGCGCATCGCCTGCGCCGCTCCATTAGTTCACCGCCCCAAAGGCATCGTTATGATCGGTTCAGACCGAGTTCTCAACACCTCCACCATCAATGTCCTCCAACCCGCAGAGGTTGTAGCCGGGGGCGGTGTCCCCGGATCATCCGCACCGCAATGTACCGCCGGCGGCCCGCCGGCTACTGTAGCCGAGGGCCGTGACCTCGGATCGCCCCCTAATGCCCCGGCCCTAACGCCCAGTGCCTGCCCCTATCCCTGGCTGCACGATTATTTCAGTGGCTATTTCGACCCACCCGAACAGCTCGACTATTTCTACGCCTGGCTGCAGCGCTGGTATCAATCAGCGCTCGACGGCCGTATGCTCCCCGGGCAGGCCTCCTTCTTTGCCGGAGTTCCAAACACTGGAAAAACCCTGCTCTCCAATGTGATCCTGTCCCGCATCTTCGGCGGCCATATTGATGCCAGCTCATTCCTGTCCGGAGACGATAACTTCAATAGCCATCTCTTCACCAGTGCCGTTTGGGCGGTCGACGATGTCGTACCGCTTACGGATAACAAGTCCCATCTGAAGTTCTCTGCCCTCATCAAGAAGATGGCCGCCAATCGCACCTTTTCCGTGCGCGAGAAATACCGCGTCGACAAGTTGATCGAATGGAACGGCCGAGTGGTGGTGACGTGCAATACCGATCCCGAGTCGATCCGTATTCTGCCCGACGTCGATCTCTCCAATCGGGACAAGATCAACCTCTTCCGGATTGCGGAACGAGACACCTTTACCTTCCCGCGCGATGTCGAATCCATCATTGCCGCAGAGTTGCCGTTCTTTCTACGTTGGCTGCTCGACTGGCAACCGCCGGACGCAGTCATCGGCGATACACGCTATGGCGTGAAGACCTATTGTGACGATTCCCTGTTCGAAGCGGCCCGGCATTCATCCAGCGCCTATTCGTTCCTCGAAGTCCTCTTAAAGTTTTTCGAGGGGCAGGTGGAAGACACCTGGGAAGGTTCCGCCACAGATCTTTTGACAGCGATGCTTAACGACACCGACGGCCTTGCCGGCATCGCTTCCAAATACACCACCCGCCAGGTAGGGCGGGAACTCTCTAAACTCTTTTCTCAGGGGTATCCGATCACACAGCGGCGGCATGAGTTCAAGCGAGTGTGGTGCATCGATATCAAGAACCTTATGAACGGAGGGGAATCCAATGTTGTTCCATTCTAA